A genomic window from Streptomyces sp. NBC_01429 includes:
- a CDS encoding serine hydrolase domain-containing protein, with the protein MTRLVPRIEGECAERFAAVRATFERNFREHDELGAAVAVTVGGETVVDLWGGWADAARTRPWQRDTVVNVWSTTKGATALCAHLLIDRGLLDPDAPVAAYWPEFAAAGKEGVRVRELLAHRAGLAGLREPHTVEQLYDWELTTSRLAAMEPWWEPGTRSGYHPITYGFLVGEVVRRITGLPPGAFLRQEVTEPLAIDFTIGLPEKEAHRAAELVPPVTPPSDAGTAALSAQAPPVALAAMTNPVLTPDIANSAAWRAAEIPAANGHGTARAVAALYGIFAGRGRYGEHRVLSAETVERVREGQGRGRDLVLGPGFAHETEAGLGLWLSGENRSYGPNPRAFGHDGAGGSCGLADPEAGVSLGYVMNRMGSRIADDPRRTALTDAVYGAL; encoded by the coding sequence GACTCGTACCGCGGATCGAGGGGGAGTGCGCCGAACGGTTCGCCGCCGTACGCGCCACGTTCGAGCGGAACTTCCGGGAGCACGACGAACTCGGCGCCGCCGTGGCCGTGACCGTGGGCGGCGAGACGGTGGTCGACCTGTGGGGCGGCTGGGCCGACGCCGCGCGCACCAGACCCTGGCAGCGGGACACCGTGGTCAATGTGTGGTCCACGACCAAGGGGGCGACGGCCCTGTGCGCGCACCTGCTGATCGACCGCGGGCTCCTCGACCCGGACGCGCCGGTCGCCGCGTACTGGCCGGAGTTCGCGGCGGCGGGCAAGGAGGGCGTGCGCGTACGGGAGTTGCTCGCGCACCGCGCGGGGCTGGCCGGGCTGCGCGAGCCGCACACGGTCGAGCAGCTCTACGACTGGGAGCTGACCACGTCGCGGCTCGCCGCCATGGAGCCCTGGTGGGAGCCCGGCACCCGGTCCGGCTACCACCCGATCACCTACGGCTTCCTGGTCGGTGAGGTGGTCCGGCGCATCACCGGTCTGCCGCCCGGCGCGTTTCTGCGCCAGGAGGTGACGGAACCGCTCGCCATCGACTTCACCATCGGACTGCCGGAGAAGGAGGCCCACCGCGCCGCCGAGCTGGTGCCGCCCGTCACCCCGCCCTCGGACGCCGGGACAGCCGCCCTGTCGGCCCAGGCGCCGCCCGTGGCACTGGCGGCCATGACCAATCCCGTGCTCACCCCCGATATCGCCAACAGCGCCGCGTGGCGGGCCGCCGAGATCCCGGCCGCGAACGGCCACGGCACGGCCCGCGCGGTCGCCGCGCTGTACGGGATCTTCGCCGGGCGCGGCCGGTACGGCGAGCACCGCGTGCTCTCGGCGGAGACCGTGGAGCGGGTGCGGGAGGGCCAGGGCCGCGGCCGGGACCTGGTGCTGGGTCCCGGCTTCGCGCACGAGACGGAGGCGGGTCTCGGGCTCTGGCTGAGCGGCGAGAACCGTTCGTACGGGCCCAATCCGAGGGCGTTCGGGCACGATGGCGCCGGCGGTTCCTGCGGGCTGGCCGACCCGGAGGCGGGCGTCAGCCTGGGGTACGTCATGAACCGGATGGGGTCGAGGATCGCGGACGATCCGCGCCGGACGGCGCTGACCGACGCGGTGTACGGCGCGCTGTAG
- a CDS encoding S1 family peptidase, with amino-acid sequence MTFKRFSPLGSVSRRVRLLAVTSGLVTAVALAAPSAVAQPAPAALPSAAALATASAAVQDTDIAGTAWYTDKATGKVVVTVDSTVTDAEIATIKSTVADTEAGLTIKHTEGQFSELIAGGQAIYTGGSRCSLGFNVRSGSTYYALTAGHCTNAGATWYTNSSSTALLGSRVGSSFPGNDYGLIQHSSSANSEGRVYLYNGSYQTITSAANPSVGQTVRRSGSTTGVHSGTVTGLNATVNYGSGNIVTGLIQTNVCAEPGDSGGSLFNGTVAYGLTSGGSGNCTSGGTTFFQPVVAALNAYGVSLA; translated from the coding sequence GTGACCTTCAAGCGCTTCTCCCCCCTCGGCTCGGTCTCCAGACGCGTACGGCTCCTCGCCGTCACCTCCGGTCTGGTCACCGCTGTCGCGCTTGCGGCCCCCAGCGCCGTCGCCCAGCCCGCACCGGCAGCGCTCCCGTCCGCCGCCGCCCTGGCGACGGCCAGCGCCGCCGTCCAGGACACGGACATCGCCGGCACGGCCTGGTACACGGACAAGGCCACCGGCAAGGTCGTCGTCACCGTCGACAGCACCGTCACGGACGCCGAGATCGCCACGATCAAGAGCACGGTGGCCGACACCGAGGCGGGTCTGACGATCAAGCACACCGAGGGGCAGTTCAGTGAGCTGATCGCGGGCGGCCAGGCCATCTACACCGGTGGCAGCCGCTGTTCCCTCGGCTTCAACGTGCGCAGCGGCTCCACGTACTACGCGCTGACCGCCGGGCACTGCACCAACGCGGGCGCCACCTGGTACACCAACTCGTCGAGTACCGCGCTGCTCGGCTCCCGCGTCGGTTCCAGCTTCCCGGGCAACGACTACGGCCTGATCCAGCACAGCAGCTCGGCCAACTCCGAGGGCCGGGTCTACCTGTACAACGGCTCGTACCAGACCATCACCTCGGCCGCCAACCCCAGCGTCGGGCAGACCGTCCGGCGCAGCGGCTCGACCACCGGCGTCCACAGCGGCACGGTCACCGGTCTCAACGCCACCGTGAACTACGGCAGCGGCAACATCGTCACCGGCCTGATCCAGACCAACGTCTGCGCCGAGCCCGGTGACAGCGGCGGCTCGCTGTTCAACGGCACCGTCGCGTACGGCCTGACCTCGGGCGGCAGCGGCAACTGCACCTCCGGCGGCACCACGTTCTTCCAGCCGGTCGTCGCGGCCCTGAACGCGTACGGCGTCAGCCTGGCCTGA
- a CDS encoding VOC family protein has protein sequence MTDTSPTGSPAPTTPRFDAIGLVVSDMAASLAFYRLLGLDVPADADAAPHAEAVLPGGLRVLFDTEETVRSYDPGWTRPQGGGRVGLAFLCGAPAEVDATHASLVAAGYRSGIEPWDAVWGQRYAVVLDPDGCEVSLFASAA, from the coding sequence ATGACCGACACCTCACCGACCGGCTCCCCGGCACCCACCACCCCGCGCTTCGACGCGATCGGCCTGGTCGTCTCCGACATGGCCGCCTCGCTCGCCTTCTACCGGCTGCTCGGCCTGGACGTCCCGGCGGACGCGGACGCGGCGCCGCACGCCGAGGCGGTGCTGCCCGGCGGGCTGCGCGTCCTGTTCGACACCGAGGAGACCGTACGGTCGTACGATCCCGGCTGGACCAGGCCGCAGGGCGGCGGCCGGGTCGGCCTCGCCTTCCTGTGCGGAGCACCCGCCGAGGTGGACGCCACCCACGCCTCGCTGGTCGCGGCCGGATACCGGAGCGGCATCGAGCCGTGGGACGCCGTCTGGGGGCAGCGTTACGCGGTGGTCCTGGACCCGGACGGCTGCGAGGTCTCCCTCTTCGCCAGCGCCGCGTAA
- a CDS encoding helix-turn-helix transcriptional regulator, whose amino-acid sequence MYEERAARLDGAVVWTRTGTPGDRSDPYPVLPDGCMDLLWTGGRLLVAGPDTRAHIPRGPSTRYCAGVRFAPGTAPALLGVPARELRDLRVETADLWSPAEVGRLTARLAAAPDPAAVLEDVALGLAAGAGPPDPLPRAVVGALDAGRTVAATADAVGLSPRQLHRRALDAFGYGPKTLARVLRLQRALALVRRGVPYAEAALGAGCADQAHLAREVRELAGLTLGGYAALAKRETSQPSGSRTTA is encoded by the coding sequence ATGTACGAGGAACGGGCGGCACGACTGGACGGCGCGGTCGTGTGGACCCGTACCGGCACGCCCGGCGACCGCTCCGACCCGTACCCCGTCCTTCCCGACGGCTGCATGGATCTGCTCTGGACCGGCGGCCGGCTCCTGGTCGCCGGGCCCGACACCCGCGCGCACATCCCGCGGGGACCGAGCACGCGCTACTGCGCCGGAGTGCGCTTCGCGCCCGGGACCGCGCCCGCGCTGCTCGGCGTTCCGGCGCGCGAACTGCGCGACCTGCGGGTGGAGACGGCCGATCTGTGGTCCCCGGCCGAGGTGGGCCGGCTCACCGCGCGGCTGGCCGCGGCCCCCGACCCGGCGGCCGTCCTGGAGGATGTCGCCCTCGGCCTGGCCGCCGGGGCCGGGCCGCCCGATCCGCTGCCGCGCGCGGTCGTCGGCGCGCTCGACGCGGGCCGTACGGTCGCAGCGACCGCCGACGCCGTCGGCCTGAGCCCCCGCCAGCTGCACCGCCGCGCCTTGGACGCCTTCGGCTACGGGCCCAAGACGCTGGCCCGGGTCCTGCGGCTCCAGCGCGCGCTGGCCCTCGTACGGCGCGGCGTGCCGTACGCCGAGGCCGCGCTCGGCGCGGGCTGCGCCGACCAGGCGCACCTCGCGCGGGAGGTGCGTGAGCTGGCCGGACTGACCCTCGGCGGTTACGCGGCGCTGGCGAAGAGGGAGACCTCGCAGCCGTCCGGGTCCAGGACCACCGCGTAA
- a CDS encoding YihY/virulence factor BrkB family protein has product MQAAKETPERPAGRLHRARVLYRNVSKRKMAWLLLKDTVNSCVEYRILGLAAEAAFFTLLSLPPLLLGLIGLLGYVDDWTSTATVASFERNILAAVGTVLSDRGVNQIAKPLLDDITEGGRPDVISLGFAIALWSGSRAVNVFVDTITVMYGLDGQRGIVATRLLAFLLYIVALLIGAVVLPLAVVGPDRVVELIPWGTEVVSVLYWPVVILLSIAFLTTLYHVSVPARSPWVEDVPGALVALGMWVLGSFLLRIYLTSTVEGPTIYGSLAAPIAVLLWIGVSAFAVLVGAAVNAAIDRVWPSVATAAARAANDRQRAAQAAETVARVSFSDDAPDGPQDDDVTDPDMPSEFPERWSRFLPPDDVKSRITGRDHRDAP; this is encoded by the coding sequence GTGCAGGCAGCAAAAGAAACACCCGAGCGGCCAGCGGGTCGACTCCACCGGGCCAGAGTCCTCTACCGCAACGTCTCGAAACGGAAGATGGCCTGGCTGCTGCTCAAGGACACGGTCAACTCGTGCGTCGAGTACCGCATCCTGGGACTGGCGGCGGAGGCGGCGTTCTTCACGCTGCTCTCGCTCCCGCCGCTGCTGCTCGGACTGATCGGTCTCCTCGGCTACGTGGACGACTGGACCAGCACCGCCACGGTCGCCTCCTTCGAGAGGAACATCCTCGCCGCCGTCGGCACGGTGCTCTCCGACCGGGGCGTCAACCAGATCGCCAAACCGCTGCTCGACGACATCACCGAGGGCGGCCGGCCCGATGTGATCTCGCTCGGCTTCGCCATCGCCCTGTGGTCGGGCTCCCGCGCGGTCAACGTCTTCGTCGACACCATCACGGTGATGTACGGGCTCGACGGGCAGCGCGGCATCGTCGCCACCCGGCTCCTCGCCTTCCTGCTCTACATCGTGGCGCTCCTGATCGGCGCCGTGGTCCTGCCGCTGGCGGTGGTCGGCCCCGACCGGGTCGTGGAGCTGATCCCGTGGGGCACGGAGGTCGTCAGCGTCCTGTACTGGCCGGTGGTGATCCTGCTGTCCATCGCCTTCCTCACCACCCTCTACCACGTGTCCGTACCGGCCCGCTCGCCCTGGGTCGAGGACGTGCCCGGCGCGCTGGTCGCCCTGGGCATGTGGGTGCTCGGCAGCTTCCTGCTGCGGATCTATCTCACCAGCACCGTCGAGGGCCCCACCATCTACGGCTCCCTCGCCGCGCCCATCGCGGTGCTGCTGTGGATAGGCGTCTCCGCCTTCGCCGTCCTGGTGGGCGCCGCCGTCAACGCCGCCATCGACCGGGTCTGGCCGTCGGTCGCCACCGCGGCGGCGCGCGCCGCCAACGACCGGCAGCGCGCGGCCCAGGCGGCGGAGACGGTGGCCCGCGTGTCCTTCTCGGACGACGCCCCGGACGGCCCGCAGGACGACGACGTCACCGATCCGGACATGCCCTCGGAGTTCCCCGAGCGCTGGTCCCGGTTCCTGCCGCCGGACGACGTGAAGTCCCGCATCACGGGCCGCGACCACCGCGACGCACCGTAG
- a CDS encoding acyl-CoA dehydrogenase family protein: MAASTHTVTNQVPPLVGYDVFGTDRALAEGVERHSAPGLLDATRAELTGLGRAAGSFEVQEWGRRANEHPPVLRTHDRYGNRIDEVEFHPDWHRLLDRAVGAGLTDAWGRPDGHLRRAAGFFVWTQAEAGNGCPLSMTHAAVPALRADPALAARWEPRLTSHRYEPGLRPAAGKAGALFGMGMTEKQGGSDVRANTTAARPLDAAGEYLLTGHKWFCSAPMCDGFLVLAQAPGGLTCFLVPRVLADGTRNVFRLQRLKDKLGNRSNASAEVEFEDTWARRVGEEGRGVRTIIEMVAATRLDCVLGSAALMRQSVAQAVHHATYRGAFGGELIDKPLMRNVLADLALESEAATTLALRLAAAYDADTEQDRAFLRLAVPAAKYWVTKRCTPVTAEALECLGGNGYVEESGMPRLLRESPLNSIWEGSGNVQALDVLRALQREPAALNAFLQEVGAARGADHRLDGAIKGLLTELADLSGIEARARRLVERIALVLQGSLLVRWAPPEVADAFCASRLGRDWGTAFGTLPHTLDLASVVDRARPVG; the protein is encoded by the coding sequence ATGGCAGCCAGCACCCACACAGTGACCAACCAGGTACCTCCGCTGGTCGGATACGACGTTTTCGGTACGGACCGGGCCCTCGCCGAGGGTGTGGAGCGGCACAGCGCGCCCGGGCTGCTCGACGCGACCCGGGCGGAGCTGACCGGGCTCGGCCGCGCCGCCGGCTCCTTCGAGGTACAGGAGTGGGGCAGGCGGGCCAATGAGCACCCGCCGGTCCTGCGCACCCACGACCGCTACGGGAACCGGATCGACGAGGTCGAGTTCCATCCCGACTGGCACCGGCTGCTCGACCGGGCGGTCGGCGCCGGGCTGACCGACGCGTGGGGCAGGCCCGACGGCCATCTGCGGCGCGCGGCCGGTTTCTTCGTGTGGACGCAGGCGGAGGCCGGGAACGGCTGCCCGCTGTCGATGACGCACGCCGCGGTGCCCGCGCTGCGCGCCGATCCGGCGCTGGCGGCGCGGTGGGAGCCGAGACTGACCTCCCACCGGTACGAGCCGGGGCTGCGGCCGGCGGCCGGGAAGGCCGGCGCGCTGTTCGGGATGGGGATGACGGAGAAGCAGGGCGGCAGTGACGTACGGGCCAACACGACGGCCGCCAGGCCGCTGGACGCGGCGGGCGAGTACCTGCTGACCGGGCACAAGTGGTTCTGTTCCGCGCCGATGTGCGACGGATTCCTGGTGCTGGCGCAGGCCCCGGGCGGTCTGACGTGTTTCCTCGTGCCGCGCGTGCTGGCGGACGGGACGCGCAACGTCTTCCGGCTCCAGCGGCTCAAGGACAAGCTGGGCAACCGTTCCAACGCCTCCGCCGAGGTCGAGTTCGAGGACACCTGGGCGCGCCGGGTCGGCGAGGAGGGCCGCGGGGTGCGCACCATCATCGAGATGGTGGCCGCCACCCGGCTCGACTGTGTGCTGGGGTCGGCCGCGCTGATGCGGCAGTCGGTGGCACAGGCGGTGCACCACGCCACCTACCGGGGCGCGTTCGGCGGGGAGCTGATCGACAAGCCGCTGATGCGCAACGTGCTGGCGGATCTGGCGCTGGAGTCGGAGGCGGCGACGACGCTGGCGCTGCGGCTCGCGGCGGCCTACGACGCGGACACCGAGCAGGACCGGGCGTTTCTGCGGCTCGCGGTGCCCGCCGCCAAGTACTGGGTGACCAAGCGGTGCACGCCGGTGACCGCCGAGGCCCTGGAGTGTCTGGGCGGCAACGGGTACGTGGAGGAGTCCGGCATGCCGAGGCTGCTGCGCGAGTCGCCGCTCAATTCGATCTGGGAGGGCTCGGGCAATGTGCAGGCCCTGGACGTCCTGCGGGCGCTCCAGCGGGAGCCGGCGGCGCTGAACGCCTTCCTCCAGGAGGTCGGCGCGGCGCGCGGCGCCGATCACCGGCTGGACGGCGCGATCAAGGGGCTGCTGACCGAGCTGGCCGATCTGAGCGGCATCGAGGCGCGGGCCAGACGGCTGGTGGAGCGGATCGCGCTGGTGCTCCAGGGGTCGCTGCTGGTGCGCTGGGCGCCGCCGGAGGTGGCGGACGCGTTCTGTGCCTCCCGGCTCGGCCGGGACTGGGGTACGGCCTTCGGCACGCTGCCCCACACGCTCGATCTGGCGTCGGTCGTGGACCGGGCGCGGCCCGTCGGCTGA
- a CDS encoding helix-turn-helix domain-containing protein, with protein sequence MKDTPLKNPPLDLTTLMAMDHAQAGRLLHQVHSAALAGERPPVAPRPLIEASWQRMLRLGLDPGRPTGGDTVLEPDELEHRRRTSSLGEALHMISESLGGIIDASLQIMVVSDGEGRVLWREGNLGVLRRASGIRLEEGAAWSEQTTGTNAIGTALVTRRPVRVHSAEHFAHALHSWTCAAAPVHDPRDGRLLGVIDVSGPARGFHPTTLALVSSVARIAESEMRERHGRALDRLRSVASPIMCRLGGRALAVDTHGWTAAVTGMAPVDRLPLPKSFRAGRVWQPSLGMCTVEPLPGGWLIQVHDDPGQPPSEPASRVVLDLSRPRRWSVAVSGSAGSWTQELTPRHAELLYVLAVHRDGRSAAQLAADVFGDPTRTVTVRAEMSRVRRHLSGVLAHRPYRFSEEVEVEVVGPDDPALLLPHSTAPAVLSARQPPYP encoded by the coding sequence ATGAAGGACACACCGCTGAAGAATCCTCCGCTCGACCTGACCACGCTCATGGCCATGGACCACGCGCAGGCCGGCCGGCTGCTCCACCAGGTGCACAGCGCCGCCCTCGCGGGCGAGCGGCCGCCGGTGGCGCCGCGGCCGTTGATCGAGGCGTCCTGGCAGCGCATGCTGCGCCTGGGGCTCGACCCCGGCCGGCCGACCGGCGGCGACACGGTGCTGGAGCCGGACGAGCTGGAGCACCGGCGCCGTACCTCCTCGCTCGGTGAGGCGTTACACATGATCAGCGAGTCCCTCGGCGGGATCATCGACGCGTCGCTCCAGATCATGGTGGTCAGCGACGGCGAGGGCCGGGTGCTGTGGCGTGAGGGGAACCTCGGCGTGCTGCGCCGGGCCAGCGGTATCCGGCTGGAGGAGGGGGCCGCCTGGTCCGAGCAGACCACCGGGACCAATGCCATCGGTACGGCGCTGGTGACGCGCCGGCCGGTACGGGTGCACTCCGCCGAGCACTTCGCGCACGCGCTGCACTCCTGGACCTGCGCGGCGGCCCCCGTCCACGATCCGCGCGACGGCCGGCTGCTGGGCGTGATCGATGTGAGCGGGCCCGCGCGCGGCTTCCATCCGACGACCCTGGCGCTGGTCAGCTCGGTCGCCAGGATCGCCGAGAGCGAGATGCGCGAGCGGCACGGGCGGGCCCTGGACCGGCTCCGTTCGGTGGCCTCGCCGATCATGTGCCGGCTGGGCGGGCGCGCCCTCGCCGTCGACACGCACGGCTGGACGGCGGCGGTCACGGGGATGGCGCCGGTGGACCGGCTGCCGCTGCCGAAGTCGTTCCGGGCGGGCCGGGTCTGGCAGCCGTCGCTGGGCATGTGCACGGTCGAGCCGCTGCCCGGCGGCTGGCTGATACAGGTGCACGACGATCCGGGGCAGCCGCCGAGCGAGCCCGCCAGCCGGGTCGTGCTGGACCTCAGCCGCCCCCGGCGCTGGTCGGTGGCCGTGTCCGGTTCCGCGGGCAGCTGGACCCAGGAGCTGACCCCGCGCCACGCCGAGCTGCTCTATGTGCTGGCCGTGCACCGGGACGGCCGCAGCGCGGCGCAGCTGGCCGCCGACGTCTTCGGCGATCCGACCCGTACGGTGACGGTCCGGGCCGAGATGTCGCGGGTGCGGCGCCATCTGTCGGGTGTGCTGGCGCACCGTCCCTACCGCTTCAGCGAGGAGGTCGAGGTGGAGGTGGTCGGCCCGGACGACCCGGCCCTGCTGCTGCCCCACTCGACGGCCCCGGCGGTGCTGAGCGCGCGGCAGCCGCCGTACCCATGA
- a CDS encoding GNAT family N-acetyltransferase: protein MSITVTTWSLEQTSPADLRPAATVPDEVRIVRAEVPSPEFSRFLYASVGADVSWTDRNALTREQWRQALERPGVETWVAYERGTPAGYLELTAQPGATVEIVYFGLLPAFRGRRIGGHLLSYGAARAWDLAERWPGLTPTKRVWLHTCSKDGPHAMDNYLRRGFRLFDTRTEPETDWGARP from the coding sequence ATGAGCATCACCGTGACCACGTGGTCCCTGGAGCAGACCTCCCCCGCCGATCTGCGGCCCGCCGCGACGGTGCCGGACGAGGTGCGGATCGTACGGGCCGAGGTGCCCTCGCCGGAGTTCAGCCGGTTCCTGTACGCGTCGGTGGGCGCCGACGTGAGCTGGACGGACCGGAACGCGCTGACGCGGGAGCAGTGGCGCCAGGCGCTGGAGCGGCCGGGCGTCGAGACCTGGGTGGCGTACGAGAGGGGCACGCCGGCCGGGTATCTGGAGCTAACGGCGCAGCCGGGCGCCACGGTCGAGATCGTCTACTTCGGCCTGCTGCCCGCCTTCCGCGGCCGGCGCATCGGCGGTCATCTGCTGTCGTACGGCGCGGCCCGCGCCTGGGACCTGGCCGAGCGCTGGCCGGGTCTCACCCCGACCAAGCGGGTCTGGCTGCACACTTGCTCCAAGGACGGCCCGCACGCCATGGACAACTATCTGCGCCGGGGATTCCGGCTCTTCGACACCAGGACCGAGCCGGAGACCGACTGGGGAGCGCGGCCCTAA
- a CDS encoding putative leader peptide, protein MSRAGIALVSRRHVDLGRMSSAICPAG, encoded by the coding sequence ATGTCCAGAGCTGGAATTGCCTTGGTGAGTCGGCGCCACGTCGACCTCGGCCGTATGTCCAGCGCCATCTGTCCGGCGGGCTGA
- a CDS encoding nitrite/sulfite reductase: MAATPEKPSTPTPRRKVSRHRGEGQWAVGHFTPLNGNEQFKKDDDGLNVRARIETVYSKAGFDSIDPNDLRGRMRWWGLYTQRKPGIDGGKTAILEPEELDDEYFMLRVRIDGGRLTTEQLRVIGEISQEFARGTADITDRQNVQYHWIRIEDVPEIWRRLEEVGLSTTEACGDTPRVILGSPVAGIAEDEIIDGTPAVDEIYRRIVGNPDFSNLPRKFKSAISGSPSLDVAHEINDIAFVGVNHPEHGPGFDLWVGGGLSTNPKIGQRLGAWVPLDEIPDVYTGVISIFRDYGYRRLRTRARLKFLLADWGPEKFRRILEDEYLERKLIDGPAPEQPVHRWRDHVGVHRQRDGRYYVGFAPRVGRVDGTTLTKIAELAHAHGSGRLRTTAEQKMIVLDVTEDRIDSLVAGLEALDLRVNPSPFRRGTMACTGIEFCKLAIVETKRRGATLIDELERRIPEFDEPITINLNGCPNACARIQTADIGLKGQLMLDKDGNQVEGFQVHLGGALGLEAGFGRKVRGLKVTSEELPDYVERVLGRFQKEREDGERFATWAARAGEEALS, from the coding sequence ATGGCCGCCACCCCGGAAAAGCCGTCCACCCCCACGCCCCGCCGCAAGGTGAGCCGTCACCGCGGCGAGGGCCAGTGGGCCGTGGGTCACTTCACTCCGCTCAACGGCAACGAGCAGTTCAAGAAGGACGACGACGGTCTCAACGTCCGGGCACGGATCGAGACGGTCTACTCCAAGGCGGGGTTCGACTCGATCGACCCCAACGATCTGCGCGGCCGGATGCGCTGGTGGGGGCTGTACACCCAGCGCAAGCCCGGGATCGACGGCGGCAAGACCGCGATCCTTGAGCCGGAGGAGCTGGACGACGAGTACTTCATGCTGCGGGTACGGATCGACGGCGGGCGGCTGACCACCGAGCAGCTGCGCGTCATCGGCGAGATCTCGCAGGAGTTCGCGCGCGGCACGGCGGACATCACCGACCGGCAGAACGTCCAGTACCACTGGATCCGGATCGAGGACGTGCCGGAGATCTGGCGGCGCCTCGAAGAGGTCGGGCTCTCCACCACCGAGGCGTGCGGCGACACGCCCCGGGTGATCCTCGGCTCGCCCGTCGCGGGCATCGCCGAGGACGAGATCATCGACGGCACCCCCGCCGTGGACGAGATCTACCGCCGGATCGTCGGCAACCCCGACTTCTCGAACCTGCCGCGCAAGTTCAAGTCGGCCATCTCGGGATCGCCCTCGCTGGACGTGGCGCACGAGATCAACGACATCGCGTTCGTCGGGGTGAACCACCCCGAGCACGGCCCCGGCTTCGACCTGTGGGTCGGCGGCGGGCTCTCCACCAACCCCAAGATCGGCCAGCGGCTCGGCGCGTGGGTGCCGCTGGACGAGATCCCGGACGTCTACACCGGTGTGATCTCGATCTTCCGCGACTACGGCTACCGCAGGCTGCGCACCCGCGCCCGGCTGAAGTTCCTGCTCGCCGACTGGGGTCCGGAGAAGTTCCGCCGGATCCTGGAGGACGAGTACCTGGAGCGCAAGCTGATCGACGGGCCCGCCCCCGAGCAGCCCGTACACCGCTGGCGCGACCACGTCGGGGTGCACCGGCAGCGGGACGGGCGCTACTACGTCGGCTTCGCGCCGCGCGTCGGCCGGGTGGACGGCACCACGCTGACGAAGATCGCCGAGCTGGCGCACGCGCACGGCTCGGGGCGGCTGCGCACCACCGCCGAGCAGAAGATGATCGTCCTCGATGTGACCGAGGACCGGATCGACTCGCTCGTGGCCGGTCTCGAAGCGCTGGACCTGCGGGTCAACCCGTCGCCGTTCCGGCGCGGCACCATGGCCTGCACCGGCATCGAGTTCTGCAAGCTGGCCATCGTGGAGACCAAGCGGCGCGGCGCCACGCTCATCGACGAACTGGAGCGCCGCATCCCGGAGTTCGACGAGCCGATCACCATCAACCTCAACGGCTGCCCCAACGCCTGCGCCCGGATCCAGACGGCGGACATCGGTCTCAAGGGCCAGCTGATGCTGGACAAGGACGGCAACCAGGTCGAGGGCTTCCAGGTGCACCTGGGCGGCGCGCTCGGTCTTGAGGCCGGATTCGGCCGCAAGGTCCGCGGGCTCAAGGTCACCTCCGAGGAGCTGCCCGACTACGTCGAGCGCGTGCTCGGCCGCTTCCAGAAGGAGCGCGAGGACGGCGAGCGCTTCGCCACCTGGGCGGCGCGCGCCGGCGAAGAGGCACTGTCATGA
- a CDS encoding phosphoadenylyl-sulfate reductase, producing MTALTETDDPRALAERAGRELEDATAPEILTWATDTFGARFCVTSSMEDAVVAHLASRVRPGVDVVFLDTGYHFPETIGTRDAVDAVMDVNVITLTPTRTVAEQDAEHGPKLHDRDPDLCCALRKLQPLETGLSGYDAWATGLRRDESPTRAGTPVVGWDAKRRKVKVSPIARWTQDDVDAYVAEHGVLTNPLLTDGYASVGCAPCTRRVLAGEDARAGRWAGRTKTECGLH from the coding sequence ATGACGGCACTGACGGAGACCGACGATCCCAGGGCACTCGCCGAGCGCGCCGGCCGCGAGCTGGAGGACGCCACGGCGCCGGAGATCCTCACCTGGGCGACGGACACCTTCGGCGCGAGGTTCTGCGTCACCTCCTCGATGGAGGACGCGGTGGTCGCCCACCTCGCCTCCCGGGTACGCCCCGGTGTCGACGTGGTCTTCCTCGACACCGGCTACCACTTCCCCGAGACCATCGGCACCCGGGACGCCGTCGACGCCGTGATGGACGTCAACGTCATCACGCTGACGCCGACGCGCACCGTCGCCGAGCAGGACGCCGAGCACGGCCCGAAGCTGCACGACCGCGACCCCGACCTGTGCTGCGCCCTGCGCAAGCTCCAGCCCCTCGAAACGGGGCTGAGCGGCTACGACGCCTGGGCCACCGGGCTGCGCCGCGACGAGTCCCCGACCCGGGCCGGCACCCCCGTGGTCGGCTGGGACGCGAAGCGCCGCAAGGTCAAGGTCTCGCCGATCGCCCGCTGGACCCAGGACGACGTGGACGCCTACGTCGCCGAGCACGGCGTGCTCACCAACCCGCTGCTGACGGACGGTTACGCCTCGGTGGGCTGCGCTCCCTGCACCCGCCGGGTCCTGGCGGGCGAGGACGCGCGCGCCGGCCGCTGGGCCGGCCGGACCAAGACGGAATGCGGGCTGCATTGA